A single genomic interval of Rosistilla ulvae harbors:
- a CDS encoding amidohydrolase produces MVNEVPDISRVVLQRAQTLSPRMRQIRRFLHQAPELSEQEFATTAYLADRIAELDLTPQYAGGRRGVWADIDGGAPLPGRRVAMRGDIDALPLQTQLEACYASQTAGVMHACGHDAHATMVWGATAILKLMRDAGELPTTFASRSIFQPAEETSTGGIHMIDAGALQEVHCAIALHVDPSRNVGTFGFRDLAFTAGCDVFEMELTGTAGHGARPHLTGDTVGAAAAWIHEVYSRLPRSYDARDPIVVNVGQIQAGAAANIVPAKVSLSGTVRTLSLEAAGHAKDQIDRISQALQLRYPVEVKVTYGRHTPPVINDPLINAAFRIAAARVVGEENVHQIDQPSMGAEDFAFFGSKVPAAMMRIGVAGIEIGQQPLHTPTFDIDEAALPYGAAALALAAIDLR; encoded by the coding sequence ATGGTAAACGAAGTCCCCGATATCAGCCGCGTGGTGCTGCAGCGAGCTCAAACGCTCTCCCCACGCATGCGGCAGATCCGACGCTTTCTACATCAAGCTCCGGAGCTATCGGAGCAGGAGTTTGCGACGACGGCCTATCTTGCCGACCGGATCGCTGAACTCGACCTAACACCGCAATATGCTGGAGGACGCCGCGGTGTCTGGGCCGACATCGACGGAGGTGCTCCGCTGCCGGGGCGTCGGGTCGCGATGCGAGGCGACATCGATGCGCTGCCGCTGCAGACTCAACTGGAAGCTTGTTATGCCAGCCAGACCGCGGGGGTCATGCATGCCTGCGGCCACGACGCCCACGCGACGATGGTGTGGGGAGCGACAGCGATTTTGAAGCTGATGCGCGACGCCGGCGAGCTGCCGACAACGTTCGCTAGCCGTTCGATCTTCCAACCGGCCGAAGAGACAAGCACTGGCGGGATCCATATGATCGACGCCGGCGCACTGCAAGAGGTTCATTGCGCGATCGCTCTGCACGTCGATCCCTCTCGCAACGTCGGCACGTTCGGCTTTCGCGACCTCGCCTTCACGGCCGGATGCGATGTCTTTGAAATGGAGCTGACCGGAACGGCCGGCCACGGGGCTCGCCCTCATTTGACAGGCGACACGGTTGGCGCCGCGGCAGCGTGGATTCATGAGGTCTACTCTCGCCTGCCACGCTCCTACGACGCCCGCGATCCGATCGTCGTCAATGTGGGTCAAATCCAAGCTGGGGCGGCGGCGAATATCGTCCCTGCCAAGGTGTCGCTAAGTGGAACAGTGAGGACGCTGTCGCTGGAGGCAGCCGGCCACGCGAAAGATCAGATCGATCGAATCTCGCAAGCGCTTCAGTTGCGTTACCCCGTCGAAGTGAAAGTGACCTACGGACGGCACACGCCACCGGTGATCAACGATCCATTGATCAACGCGGCGTTTCGCATCGCGGCAGCAAGAGTCGTCGGAGAAGAGAACGTGCACCAAATCGACCAGCCGAGCATGGGCGCGGAAGACTTTGCCTTTTTCGGATCCAAGGTCCCCGCCGCGATGATGCGGATCGGCGTCGCGGGGATCGAGATCGGCCAGCAACCGCTGCACACCCCAACGTTTGACATCGATGAAGCCGCATTGCCCTACGGCGCGGCGGCGTTGGCTTTGGCAGCGATCGACCTCCGCTGA
- a CDS encoding phosphatase PAP2 family protein: MLRNAPRHLRSWTASGIKYFRGREPIVLIALLLVVAVSWGFIELADEVTEGSTGYFDRWVVRSMRQADDPTQPIGPRWMREVGRDITGLGGVSVLSMLIAAAAGFLAIHRAYRTMAVLLVSTIGGIIVSSLLKQFFARPRPDIVPHLAEVYTSSFPSGHSMMSAVVYLTLAALLAPVLKHFWVRVYVLALAVLATGLVGISRVYLGVHYPSDVLAGWAAGLVWAVVCWLIARRFATR; encoded by the coding sequence GTGCTCCGCAACGCTCCGCGACACCTGCGTTCTTGGACGGCTTCAGGAATCAAATATTTTCGCGGTCGCGAGCCGATCGTCCTGATAGCGTTGCTGTTGGTCGTGGCGGTCAGCTGGGGATTTATCGAATTGGCCGACGAAGTCACCGAGGGGAGCACGGGGTACTTCGATCGCTGGGTCGTACGTTCGATGCGGCAGGCGGATGATCCGACGCAGCCGATCGGACCGCGATGGATGCGAGAGGTTGGCCGCGATATCACAGGCCTCGGCGGCGTGTCGGTCCTTTCCATGTTAATCGCCGCGGCGGCAGGGTTCCTAGCGATCCACCGCGCCTACCGCACGATGGCCGTACTGCTGGTCTCCACGATCGGCGGGATCATCGTCAGTTCTTTGCTGAAACAGTTTTTCGCGCGGCCGCGTCCCGACATCGTGCCTCACCTGGCAGAAGTTTATACGAGCAGCTTTCCCAGCGGCCACTCGATGATGTCGGCGGTCGTCTACCTGACACTGGCCGCGCTGCTGGCGCCGGTGCTGAAACATTTCTGGGTGCGAGTCTACGTGCTTGCGCTGGCGGTCCTGGCGACTGGCCTGGTCGGAATCAGCCGTGTCTACCTGGGCGTTCATTACCCGAGCGACGTTCTCGCCGGTTGGGCTGCCGGGCTCGTCTGGGCCGTGGTCTGCTGGTTGATCGCGCGGCGGTTCGCCACTCGATAA
- a CDS encoding DUF3800 domain-containing protein, whose translation MNEEGRPDLSTYYVDEAGDGVLFGPNGRNRLNDLGSPKFFMLGMVRCAEDRAVEELLSKLRYELMGNPLYASIHTMKPEVGKTAKFFHAKDDHAEIRSKVFELLVRMDFKFYAVIKDMRKVLQYVQSRNSMDSTYRYKPNELYDLTVRMLFKNRLHKEGHVRIAFARRGKADRTAALTQQLETTRQRFLEQHKLDANPILEITPAYPWEAPGLQLADYCLWALQRCYERHEARFLHAIWSKVSLIHDHDDPAVANYGTYWTRKKSPPDPNQIKNRRI comes from the coding sequence ATGAACGAGGAAGGTAGGCCAGATCTGTCGACATATTACGTCGACGAAGCAGGAGATGGAGTGCTGTTCGGTCCCAACGGACGCAATCGCCTGAACGATCTTGGTTCGCCAAAATTCTTCATGCTGGGGATGGTTCGCTGTGCCGAGGATCGGGCAGTCGAAGAACTACTTTCCAAGCTTCGATACGAGTTGATGGGCAATCCGCTATATGCTTCGATTCATACGATGAAGCCCGAGGTCGGGAAAACAGCCAAGTTCTTTCACGCAAAAGATGACCATGCTGAAATCCGAAGCAAAGTGTTTGAATTGTTGGTTCGCATGGACTTCAAATTCTACGCAGTCATTAAGGACATGCGAAAAGTTCTGCAGTACGTGCAAAGCCGGAACTCGATGGATTCAACGTACCGCTACAAGCCCAACGAACTCTACGATCTAACCGTGCGGATGCTGTTCAAGAATCGTTTACACAAGGAAGGCCATGTAAGAATTGCGTTTGCACGCAGGGGCAAGGCGGATAGGACGGCAGCGCTTACGCAACAACTGGAGACGACCCGCCAAAGGTTCCTGGAGCAACATAAGCTCGATGCAAACCCCATTCTGGAGATCACGCCTGCTTATCCGTGGGAGGCACCGGGCCTGCAGCTTGCCGATTATTGCCTCTGGGCGTTACAGCGATGCTACGAACGGCACGAAGCCAGATTCTTGCACGCCATTTGGTCGAAAGTGTCGTTAATTCACGACCACGATGATCCCGCAGTAGCGAACTACGGAACCTACTGGACACGAAAGAAAAGTCCGCCCGATCCCAACCAAATAAAAAACCGGCGGATATAG
- a CDS encoding diacylglycerol/lipid kinase family protein — protein sequence MSHLLISNQGSGRAAQIEQLRNALDANETRCVELTRKVDLRSTIEESLQGRGDTVIAAGGDGTVNAIVNALMQIDSSRRPQMAVIPLGTANDFAGTLAIPDDIQQAVGLISSGQSVAIDVIRIRGDGMEQYYANVAAGGNCVRVSEELTDEVKSRWGAFSYLRGAFGVLTDMKSFQIAVEIDGEEIKDFDSWAVLVANGKTNAGHIVVAPEASPADGLMDVILIRDGDATDMLEMIAGNLLGNFLECDQILFQKASRLTLRSDPAMRFTLDGEVIEQEPVEFQVMPAAINMFVGPEFEQTNE from the coding sequence ATGAGTCATCTGTTGATCTCAAATCAAGGCTCCGGTCGAGCCGCGCAAATCGAACAGCTCCGAAATGCATTGGACGCCAACGAAACCCGTTGCGTCGAACTGACCCGCAAGGTCGACTTGCGATCGACGATCGAAGAATCGTTGCAAGGCCGCGGCGACACGGTGATCGCAGCTGGCGGCGATGGCACGGTCAACGCGATCGTCAATGCGCTGATGCAGATCGACAGCTCGCGTCGGCCGCAGATGGCGGTGATCCCGCTGGGAACCGCAAACGACTTCGCCGGTACGCTGGCGATCCCCGACGACATCCAACAAGCGGTTGGGTTGATCTCTAGCGGCCAGTCGGTCGCGATCGATGTGATCCGGATCCGCGGCGACGGTATGGAACAGTATTACGCAAACGTCGCCGCCGGCGGGAACTGCGTCCGCGTATCGGAGGAGCTGACCGATGAAGTGAAGTCGCGGTGGGGAGCGTTCAGCTATCTTCGTGGAGCGTTCGGCGTGCTTACCGATATGAAGAGCTTTCAGATCGCGGTAGAGATCGACGGCGAGGAGATCAAGGACTTCGATTCCTGGGCCGTTCTGGTGGCAAACGGGAAGACAAATGCCGGCCATATCGTTGTCGCTCCGGAAGCCTCTCCCGCCGACGGCCTAATGGATGTGATCTTGATCCGCGATGGCGACGCCACCGACATGCTGGAAATGATCGCCGGTAACCTACTGGGCAACTTCCTCGAGTGCGACCAGATCCTCTTCCAAAAGGCGAGCCGCCTAACACTCCGCTCCGACCCCGCGATGCGATTTACACTCGACGGCGAGGTGATCGAACAGGAACCCGTCGAATTCCAAGTCATGCCCGCAGCGATCAATATGTTCGTGGGCCCCGAATTCGAACAGACCAACGAATAG
- a CDS encoding phospholipase D-like domain-containing protein yields the protein MIWIVAYVSSVVGAFLTILAMTIIRNDQRHSIGRIGWLGLVLLSPPIGLILFLWLGGRKISAEHETRDLVDIPAQPGNDEPPRDDFEDLLLHRGLHRPTSGNQIRLLPDVAETRAAFLELVDSAEEAIYVTTFILDDREAANRIVDRLCERAKEGIQVRLMCDGFGSFQVSEEQLDRLRQAGGKAERFKPMSQLSRLAYLNFRNHRKLAVADGKRVILGGANLVQEQIAAHPDDDSWLDLSLWIEGPAAVQLQAVFCSDWNFETEENLPPAKLEDYDGEKAKQGARLTVMPIGPDGPDVILDDFWLYAIHQAKHRIWIATPYFIPPPLAMRSLESACRRGVDVRIMVPQQSDLRPVDYARFDYFDDLEELGATLLRYPDKMVHAKVGIVDDRVALAGSANFDLRSFFLNYELSVVVHDDKTIAQLADWFEAMSKKCALGVTDRSRVRAVMATAVRMFASEL from the coding sequence ATGATCTGGATCGTCGCTTACGTCAGCAGCGTCGTCGGTGCGTTTTTGACGATTCTTGCGATGACGATCATCCGCAACGACCAACGCCACAGCATCGGTCGCATCGGCTGGTTGGGGCTGGTTCTACTGTCGCCACCGATTGGATTGATCCTGTTTCTATGGCTCGGCGGCCGCAAGATCTCTGCAGAGCACGAGACCCGTGACCTCGTCGACATCCCCGCGCAACCGGGGAACGATGAACCGCCACGCGACGATTTCGAAGACCTTCTGTTGCATCGCGGTTTGCATCGGCCGACCTCAGGAAATCAAATCCGCCTGTTGCCCGACGTCGCCGAAACGCGGGCTGCCTTTCTGGAACTTGTCGATTCGGCCGAAGAAGCGATCTATGTCACGACGTTCATCCTGGACGATCGCGAAGCAGCCAATCGGATCGTCGATCGGTTGTGCGAGCGGGCGAAAGAGGGAATCCAAGTTCGGTTGATGTGCGATGGATTTGGATCGTTCCAAGTCTCCGAGGAACAACTGGATCGGCTCCGGCAAGCGGGCGGCAAGGCGGAACGATTTAAGCCGATGTCACAACTGAGTCGACTGGCATATCTCAACTTCCGCAACCATCGCAAGCTGGCTGTTGCCGACGGCAAGCGGGTGATCCTTGGCGGCGCGAACCTGGTGCAGGAACAGATCGCCGCTCACCCCGACGACGACAGTTGGTTGGACCTGAGCCTCTGGATCGAAGGTCCCGCCGCGGTGCAACTGCAGGCTGTCTTCTGCAGCGACTGGAACTTCGAAACAGAAGAAAACCTGCCTCCCGCTAAACTGGAAGATTACGACGGCGAGAAGGCGAAACAAGGAGCCAGGTTGACGGTGATGCCGATCGGCCCCGATGGCCCCGATGTCATCTTGGACGACTTCTGGCTGTATGCGATCCACCAAGCGAAGCATCGGATCTGGATAGCAACTCCCTACTTCATCCCGCCACCACTGGCGATGCGGTCGCTGGAATCCGCTTGCCGACGAGGTGTCGACGTGCGGATCATGGTCCCTCAACAGAGCGACCTGCGACCCGTCGATTACGCTCGATTCGACTATTTCGACGATCTCGAAGAGCTCGGCGCCACGCTGCTGCGATATCCCGACAAGATGGTCCACGCAAAGGTTGGGATCGTCGACGATCGGGTAGCGCTGGCGGGGTCGGCCAATTTTGATCTGCGTTCGTTTTTCCTGAACTACGAGCTTTCGGTCGTCGTGCACGACGACAAGACGATCGCCCAACTGGCCGATTGGTTCGAAGCGATGTCGAAAAAGTGTGCCCTCGGGGTGACCGACCGCTCCCGAGTCCGCGCCGTGATGGCGACGGCGGTTCGGATGTTCGCATCGGAGTTATAA
- a CDS encoding YihY/virulence factor BrkB family protein produces MFKVIKKTFTGFVDDQCTTLSAALAYYTIFALPPVLYLLLTVLVFGFSLAYTDGEAETEARTLLEDQAAQLLGNEVATEQITSILQRESDAGGHWWKTLLSFAGILVGATGVVGAIQSSLNRVWSVRPDPARSSMKTVLVKRLLSLAMILGLGFLLLVSLVVSTILSAIGARLSSVIGMDEVLARGINNGVQFVATFVVFAAVFKWMPDAKVLWRDVAVGALITTLLFLAGRLGLQWYLSNSDPGAQLGSAAASLVVILVWVYYSSMIFLLGAEATQAFASVYGGGIQPDRHAVRVVESIQRTS; encoded by the coding sequence GTGTTTAAGGTAATCAAGAAAACGTTTACAGGTTTTGTCGACGATCAGTGTACGACGCTCTCGGCAGCGCTCGCCTATTACACGATCTTTGCGTTGCCCCCGGTGTTGTATTTGTTGCTGACGGTTTTGGTGTTCGGTTTTTCGTTGGCATACACCGATGGGGAAGCCGAGACCGAAGCGCGAACGCTGTTGGAGGACCAAGCGGCCCAGCTGCTTGGCAACGAAGTCGCGACCGAGCAGATTACAAGCATCCTGCAGCGGGAGAGCGACGCGGGGGGGCACTGGTGGAAGACGTTGCTCAGTTTTGCCGGGATCTTGGTGGGAGCGACGGGAGTTGTCGGGGCGATCCAAAGTTCGCTCAACCGCGTTTGGTCGGTCCGCCCCGATCCGGCGAGGTCGAGCATGAAGACGGTTCTGGTCAAGCGTCTGCTCTCGTTGGCGATGATCCTTGGGCTGGGCTTCCTGCTGCTGGTTTCATTGGTTGTGTCGACGATTCTGTCGGCGATCGGCGCGCGGTTGTCCAGCGTGATCGGGATGGACGAAGTGCTCGCTCGCGGGATCAACAACGGCGTGCAGTTTGTCGCCACGTTTGTGGTTTTTGCAGCGGTCTTCAAGTGGATGCCCGATGCCAAGGTGTTGTGGCGGGACGTTGCGGTAGGGGCGTTGATCACGACGCTGTTGTTCTTGGCCGGACGTTTAGGGTTGCAGTGGTATCTGTCCAACAGCGATCCAGGGGCTCAGCTCGGTTCGGCCGCCGCATCGCTGGTCGTGATCTTGGTCTGGGTCTATTACAGCAGCATGATCTTTCTGCTGGGAGCCGAAGCGACGCAGGCCTTTGCATCGGTCTACGGCGGTGGAATCCAGCCCGACCGACATGCGGTTCGCGTCGTCGAGTCGATCCAACGGACCAGTTAA
- a CDS encoding zinc-binding metallopeptidase family protein, with protein MRSFYCQCGGTLFFASVQCVACNRPTAMCPHCNAVRSMAVADDGVLVCDHCDRECRMCSNATQHAVCNCGVDASTEQTLCRYCRLNSVVPDLTVGDNLLKWQRLEMAKHRVLFDIERIGLPIVSEADSGLADDRPALQFEFKSSAIKPVSTGHADGVITIDIAEADSVHREQTRVEFGEPQRTLVGHFRHELGHYYWQLLVEPNSLDAFRSLFGDERKPSYADAQKRYYADGATPNWQGRCISAYATMHPWEDFAETFASYMDIVAVVETARHFDRTRVTADGTDFNQMLTAYRDIGIVANEFNRDMGLLDLVPEIHSEAIVEKLQFIDNLRQAAQKELV; from the coding sequence ATGCGATCCTTTTATTGTCAGTGCGGCGGCACCCTCTTCTTTGCCAGCGTTCAATGTGTCGCCTGCAATCGGCCGACGGCGATGTGCCCGCATTGCAACGCGGTCCGTTCGATGGCGGTTGCCGACGACGGGGTATTGGTTTGCGATCACTGTGATCGCGAGTGCCGAATGTGTTCCAATGCCACACAGCACGCGGTTTGCAACTGCGGCGTCGACGCTTCGACCGAACAGACCCTCTGTCGTTACTGCCGACTCAATTCTGTCGTTCCCGATCTCACGGTGGGCGACAATTTGCTGAAGTGGCAGCGGCTGGAGATGGCCAAGCATCGTGTGCTGTTCGATATCGAAAGAATTGGTTTGCCGATCGTCTCCGAAGCCGATAGCGGTTTGGCCGACGATCGCCCCGCTTTGCAATTTGAATTCAAGTCATCGGCGATCAAGCCGGTTTCGACAGGCCACGCCGACGGGGTGATCACGATCGACATCGCCGAGGCGGACAGCGTGCATCGCGAGCAGACGCGTGTCGAATTCGGCGAGCCACAGCGAACGCTGGTAGGCCATTTCCGCCACGAACTGGGGCACTACTATTGGCAACTGTTGGTGGAACCAAATAGTTTGGACGCTTTTCGTTCGCTCTTTGGCGATGAACGCAAACCAAGCTACGCGGATGCTCAGAAGCGATATTACGCCGACGGTGCGACTCCAAACTGGCAAGGTCGCTGTATCTCCGCTTATGCCACGATGCATCCGTGGGAGGACTTTGCCGAGACGTTTGCCAGTTACATGGATATTGTGGCGGTCGTCGAAACCGCACGGCACTTCGACCGCACGCGAGTCACCGCCGACGGCACCGATTTTAATCAGATGCTAACCGCTTACCGCGACATCGGCATCGTCGCCAACGAATTCAATCGCGACATGGGGCTATTGGATCTCGTCCCCGAGATCCACTCCGAAGCCATCGTCGAGAAACTGCAGTTCATCGACAATCTGCGGCAGGCGGCGCAAAAGGAACTGGTGTGA
- a CDS encoding carboxylate-amine ligase: MVSFSRSKVPAVGVEEEYQLVDPTSGRLIPKCSEVLRQLGRDPDADIQRELHLNQIEMASNVCETLEEVRENLQKVRKLLIDAAASTGAALVSAGTNPFPLPESETLTPKFRYQSMGQQFQHIARSLFIFGCHVHVDMQDKTLGLHVMNQTRRWLPLLQALTANSPFWNGQDTGYASYRREVWVQWPMAGAPPHFQDLADYEACLSELTKSGAIKDESFIYWDIRLPVKVPTIEYRCADVITSLQQCVGYVGLVRALVMQTCDDIQAGREYPPIRSHLLSFAIWHAARYGVSADLLDPLTCEKATATESAARMLEYIAPALAASGDRECVEAFVQDVVRDGCGADRQRLTMQTEGNLAAVVKAAIKETAIDTAPATC; encoded by the coding sequence ATGGTTTCCTTCAGTCGCTCGAAAGTCCCCGCCGTTGGCGTCGAAGAAGAGTATCAATTGGTCGACCCGACGTCGGGACGCCTGATCCCGAAATGCAGTGAGGTCTTGCGTCAATTGGGCCGCGATCCCGATGCCGACATCCAACGGGAACTACATCTGAACCAAATCGAGATGGCGTCGAACGTTTGCGAAACGCTCGAGGAAGTGCGCGAGAACCTGCAGAAGGTTCGCAAGCTGTTGATCGATGCGGCGGCAAGCACCGGTGCGGCTCTCGTTTCGGCCGGAACCAACCCGTTCCCGTTGCCCGAATCCGAAACGCTGACGCCGAAGTTTCGCTACCAATCGATGGGACAACAGTTCCAACATATCGCCCGCTCGCTGTTCATCTTCGGGTGTCACGTGCACGTCGACATGCAGGACAAAACGCTTGGCTTGCACGTGATGAATCAGACGCGGCGATGGTTGCCGCTACTGCAAGCGTTGACAGCAAACTCGCCGTTCTGGAACGGTCAGGACACAGGTTACGCCAGCTATCGCCGCGAGGTCTGGGTGCAGTGGCCGATGGCCGGCGCCCCGCCACACTTCCAGGATTTGGCTGATTACGAAGCCTGCTTGAGCGAGCTGACGAAATCGGGAGCGATCAAAGACGAGAGCTTCATCTACTGGGATATCCGACTGCCGGTCAAAGTGCCGACGATCGAATACCGATGCGCCGACGTGATCACATCGCTGCAACAGTGCGTCGGGTACGTGGGACTGGTACGCGCTCTTGTGATGCAGACCTGCGATGACATTCAAGCGGGGCGAGAGTACCCGCCGATCCGATCGCATCTATTGTCGTTTGCGATCTGGCACGCCGCCCGCTACGGCGTCAGCGCCGATTTACTGGATCCTTTGACCTGCGAGAAGGCAACGGCGACCGAATCGGCAGCTCGGATGCTCGAATACATAGCTCCCGCGTTGGCAGCGTCGGGCGACCGCGAATGCGTCGAAGCGTTTGTTCAAGATGTCGTGCGAGACGGTTGCGGCGCCGATCGTCAGCGGTTGACGATGCAAACCGAAGGCAATTTGGCGGCGGTTGTGAAGGCCGCGATCAAAGAGACCGCAATCGACACTGCACCAGCAACCTGCTGA